The Candidatus Bathyarchaeota archaeon sequence TAACGAAGAACGAGATGACGGTAAAGCAGCTTTCCTATGGTGACAATATCATCGACATTTCGGGATCCGGGTACGAACCAACTGGCGAGTTCACAATGTACAGCGAGCCCGTCGACCCCTTCGGTGACTCCGACCGAGAGCTCCTGATGAGAATCGGGTTCTTGAACAACGACTCCCATCTCCAGCAGAACGAGGGAAACTGGGTGGTCTTCGGAGATCCCACAGAGGGCGCTTTAACCGTGCTGGGCGTGAAGGCGGGTCTTGGCGATAAGACAAAGGAAACCTACCCCAGAGTGGCAGAGTTCCCCTTCGATTCCACTCGGAAGATGATGACTACGATACACGATGGGCCAGAAGGGGGCAGGGTCGCCTATGTGAAAGGCGCTCCTGAGATCATTCTCGAGAAATGTACATCAATAATAGACAAGGGAACCGTCCGGCCTATCAACGAGCAGGATAGGGAACAAGTTCTGTTCACCATGCAGGGATTGGCGAGCGACGCTTTGAGGGTGCTGGCTATGTCCTACAAGGAGGTCTCCGTAGCTGAAGAGTATGAGATTGAGGAGATCGAGTCAGGTCTTACAATAGTCGGCCTCGTCGGGATGATCGATCCTGCAAGAGAGGAAGTTCCTGAGGCCATCAAAGTCACCCATCAAGCAGGGATAAAAACTGTGATGGTGACGGGGGACCACAGGCTTACCGCCGTCGCTATTGCGAAAGAGATTGGAATGTTGAAAGAGGAGGGCCCCGGCTCCGTGATGACCGGAGAGGAGCTGGAGGACATCGACAACGACAGGCTCGACGAGATCATCGAGGATGTCAACGTCTTCGCTAGGGTCTCTCCCGAGCACAAGATGCGCATCGCATTGTCCCTGAAAAGGAACGGTCATATCGTGGCCATGACGGGAGACGGCGTCAATGACGCCCCAGCATTGAAGGCGGCGGACATTGGGATCGCAATGGGGATCAAGGGAACAGACGTCACCAAAGAAGCATCTGACATGATCCTCGAGGATGACAACTTCGCCACCATCGTGAAGGCCATCCAAGGAGGGCGACACATCTATGACAACGTCACAAAGTACATCCGTCTGATGCTTGCCGCCAACTTCGACGAGTTCATCGAGATCACGATTGTGACCCTCCTAGGCCTGCCTCTGCCGTTCCTACCGATTCATGTACTCTGGGTCAATCTTGTAACCGACGGCCTACCCGCCATTGCGTTGAGCATTGATCCACCTGATCCCGACCTGATGAAGTATCCGCCTCGGGACCCGAATGAGGGGATGCTCACGAGGTTCTGGCGGTTTATCATTTTCGCGGCGCTCGTGGATTTCATCTCTGACTTTATTCCGTTTATGTGGGCGTTCAGCACAACGTGGATAGCGACCGGCGATTACGAGCTCGCAGCCACAACTGCCAGGACTATAGCGTTCACCAGCATCGTCTTCTTCGAGTTCCTCCTTTCCTACCAGTGCCGGTCAGAGACTCACCACATCTTCAGCCTAGGATGGAAGGGGTGGACGGAGAACAAAATGCTATTCCTCGCTATAGTGGTCTCCCTGGCGATGCAGATGGCGATCCTGTATATTCCTGCTCTCAACCCGATCTTCAAAGTCGTTCCTCTGACGGGTTTCCAGCTCTTCGTCTGCGTCATAGGATCCCTCACAGCGTTCCTGATAATACCGGGCAAACTGATACCGAGGCGTAGATACGTCTCTCACAGGAAAGTTTGAAAGGCGCTGTCTTTCCCCTATACTTTTATATTATCTCGTAAATGAGATTGGGTAGTTTCATATCTGAGAATTAGAAGGGTTTATGTTGGTTTCGTTTGATCCATGGTTAATCGCGCCCGTCGCATCAGTGTTCTCAATCGGGCTTGGACTCTTTCTTTTCCAGTACGTCAACAACAAGGACGCTGGGACGGACAGAATGAAAGAGATCGCTGGTTGGATCCAGGAGGGATCGCGGGCATTCATCAAGACGGAGTATAAGTACCTTGGGATATTCGTGGCAGTCATGACCGTCGCGCTCTCAGCGTTCCTAGGCGTAAAGATCGGCATCACATACGTCTTCGGTACGGTCTTGTCAGCCTTGGCTGGAGTGATCGGATTGGAGATAGCGGTGAAGGCTAACGTCAGGACAGCCAACGCAGCCCGGAAGGGGGGTCTCTCAGCGGCATTCCCCATCGCATTCAGAGGCGGGGCGGTCATGGGCCTCATGGTGGTCGGGCTTGCTCTCGCGGGTATCAGCATCGTCTACTGGATCACGGGAGATCCTGATATCCTCCTCGGGATGAGCATAGGGGCAAGCACTCTCACTCTTTTCATGAAAGCAGGGGGAGGCATTTTCACTAAGACAGCGGACATCGCCGCCGACCTCGTGGGCAAGATTGAGCTCGGTATCCCAGAGGACGACCCGAGGAACCCCGCTGTCATCGCGGACAACGTGGGAGATAACGTCGGGGACTGCGCAGGTTCCGGCGCCGACCTGTTCGACTCATACATTGCGGCGATTATGGCCGCAATGATCCTGGGAGCTTCATCTCAGATTCCGTATCTCGTGACATTGCCCCTCGTCTTCGCAGGACTCGGGATCATCGCGTCAATCATAGGAATATTACTGGTCAGGGTCGGGAAGGAGGGAGCAGACCCCGGGAAGTCCCTAAACATGGGAACATACACCACGACACTCGTATTCGGAGTCCTCACCTATGCGGTCACTATGTACCTAGGATATGACATCAAGATATGGTACGCCAATATTGCTGGCCTCCTAGCGGGCATAGTTATCGGCATGACTTCCGACTATTATACCTCAATCAACAGGTCCCCAGCCATCAAAACGGCCGAGGCATCCCAGACGGGGGCCGCCATCAGCATACTCACAGGCTTCTCCTATGGTCTCATCAGCTGTTTCCCCGCCCTCCTGGGGATAGGCATCGGGGCCGCCATCTCCTTCTCCCTCTACGGGGTCTACGGGATCGGAATCGCCGCAGTCGGGATGCTCTCCATAGCGGGGATCATCATCGCCGGAGACGCCTATGGACCCATAGGGGATAACGCCAAGGGTATCGCCGAGATGGCTGAGCTTGGGGACGACATCGTAGACATAACGGATGAGATCGACGCCGCGGGGAACACAACCAAGGCAATCACAAAGGGCTTCGCGATAGGGGCCGCAGGACTCACGGCACTAGCTCTACTTGCTTCATTCCAGGAAATCGTGATGAGCATAACGGGAGAGCCCATAGTCTTCAATCTAATGAATCCTCTAGTGATGATGGGAATATTCATCGGGATGTCGATTCCAGTCATATTCTCCGCAATGATC is a genomic window containing:
- a CDS encoding cation-transporting P-type ATPase encodes the protein MEKLDWHSEDIDSVIEHLGSSRSGLNEEEASRRLGIFGPNELKEEKKTTALKLLMGQFKSVLVIILIISALVSAYISFKEGEAFTDTYVILIIVIMNAILGFVQEYRAEKAVEALKRMISPKVLVLRDRKEASIDSKNLVPGDIIILEAGSRVPADSRLIEAANLQVDEAALTGESTPVTKNLRVLSTEASIGDRKNTVFTGTVITGGRAIAVVTETGMMTEFGKIAGMVQSVVVEEPPLKQKMEKMGRQLGAISVILTIWVFLIGVFVHQHELEKMFMMAVSLAVSAIPEGLPAVLTITLALGVSRMARQKSIVRKLASVETLGSTTVICSDKTGTLTKNEMTVKQLSYGDNIIDISGSGYEPTGEFTMYSEPVDPFGDSDRELLMRIGFLNNDSHLQQNEGNWVVFGDPTEGALTVLGVKAGLGDKTKETYPRVAEFPFDSTRKMMTTIHDGPEGGRVAYVKGAPEIILEKCTSIIDKGTVRPINEQDREQVLFTMQGLASDALRVLAMSYKEVSVAEEYEIEEIESGLTIVGLVGMIDPAREEVPEAIKVTHQAGIKTVMVTGDHRLTAVAIAKEIGMLKEEGPGSVMTGEELEDIDNDRLDEIIEDVNVFARVSPEHKMRIALSLKRNGHIVAMTGDGVNDAPALKAADIGIAMGIKGTDVTKEASDMILEDDNFATIVKAIQGGRHIYDNVTKYIRLMLAANFDEFIEITIVTLLGLPLPFLPIHVLWVNLVTDGLPAIALSIDPPDPDLMKYPPRDPNEGMLTRFWRFIIFAALVDFISDFIPFMWAFSTTWIATGDYELAATTARTIAFTSIVFFEFLLSYQCRSETHHIFSLGWKGWTENKMLFLAIVVSLAMQMAILYIPALNPIFKVVPLTGFQLFVCVIGSLTAFLIIPGKLIPRRRYVSHRKV
- a CDS encoding sodium-translocating pyrophosphatase, translated to MLVSFDPWLIAPVASVFSIGLGLFLFQYVNNKDAGTDRMKEIAGWIQEGSRAFIKTEYKYLGIFVAVMTVALSAFLGVKIGITYVFGTVLSALAGVIGLEIAVKANVRTANAARKGGLSAAFPIAFRGGAVMGLMVVGLALAGISIVYWITGDPDILLGMSIGASTLTLFMKAGGGIFTKTADIAADLVGKIELGIPEDDPRNPAVIADNVGDNVGDCAGSGADLFDSYIAAIMAAMILGASSQIPYLVTLPLVFAGLGIIASIIGILLVRVGKEGADPGKSLNMGTYTTTLVFGVLTYAVTMYLGYDIKIWYANIAGLLAGIVIGMTSDYYTSINRSPAIKTAEASQTGAAISILTGFSYGLISCFPALLGIGIGAAISFSLYGVYGIGIAAVGMLSIAGIIIAGDAYGPIGDNAKGIAEMAELGDDIVDITDEIDAAGNTTKAITKGFAIGAAGLTALALLASFQEIVMSITGEPIVFNLMNPLVMMGIFIGMSIPVIFSAMIILGVSKNAFRMIEEIRRQFREIPGLIEGTGKPDYNSCINIATVGALQELLPLIVFSIVSTLVLGFVGGIHALGGYLSGAIFSGFFLAILMANAGGLWDNAKKYVESGNFGGKGSDAHKAAVIGDTVGDPFKDTAGPSLNTLVTVMSQIASLFAPLIVVYALLG